Proteins from a single region of Flavobacterium sp. YJ01:
- a CDS encoding exosortase F system-associated protein → MGMSFFYGFFGSIDFQNMLNKLLENKFKLIAAVLIVLGLALVRMFELKLFYDPFINYFQNDFKNLPYPQVDKLKLFYSLFFRYIINSALSLSLIYVLFKNRDILKFSIIMYSLFLIVLLTAFFIVLDFFPTASWLLFYVRRFIIQPILVLLFIPGFYYQLQNSKK, encoded by the coding sequence ATGGGTATGTCTTTCTTTTATGGATTTTTTGGATCAATAGATTTTCAAAATATGCTAAATAAATTACTCGAAAATAAATTTAAACTGATTGCAGCAGTACTTATTGTGCTTGGTCTGGCATTGGTAAGAATGTTTGAATTGAAGTTGTTTTATGATCCATTTATAAATTATTTTCAGAATGACTTTAAGAATTTGCCCTATCCTCAGGTTGATAAATTAAAACTTTTCTATAGTCTGTTTTTCAGATACATAATCAATTCGGCTTTGTCATTAAGTTTGATTTATGTTTTGTTCAAAAACCGAGATATTTTAAAGTTTAGTATAATAATGTACAGCTTGTTTTTAATAGTGCTATTAACGGCATTTTTTATTGTTTTAGACTTTTTTCCAACTGCAAGCTGGCTTCTTTTTTATGTGAGACGATTTATAATTCAGCCTATTTTAGTTTTGCTGTTTATTCCCGGATTTTATTATCAACTTCAAAATTCCAAAAAATAA
- the rodA gene encoding rod shape-determining protein RodA: MKNQSVKNNIDWISVFIYIALVTLGWLNIYSSSLLSTDGTYQKQLIFICCTIPLIFVVLFVDGKFYEKYASIIFGVSLLSLAGLFLFGKTIAGQRCWYAIGSFTLQPSEFAKAATSLALAKYLSDTQINLKETNRQIQALAIMLLPVMLILPQPDPGSALIYSVFILVLYREGLPSWYVWTAFITIVLFVLTLVLEPYVVIGIAFIVLAIIHFKGRVVDRNLLLSAILLALMSGFVFSVDYVFDNVFKQHHRDRFNILLGKTVDMKGIGYNTNQSEIAIGSGGWIGKGFLEGTQTKGGFVPEQHTDYIFTTVGEEWGFAGSLTVIALFVGLLLRVIYLAERQKTKFSRVYGYCVAGILFIHFFVNIAMVIGIFPTIGVPLPFFSYGGSGLWGFTILLFIFLKMDANKVNEW; the protein is encoded by the coding sequence ATGAAGAATCAAAGTGTAAAAAATAATATTGATTGGATAAGTGTCTTTATCTACATTGCGTTGGTAACTTTAGGCTGGCTGAATATCTATTCGTCTTCTTTACTGTCAACAGATGGAACTTATCAAAAGCAATTAATCTTTATTTGCTGTACAATTCCTTTGATATTTGTCGTGCTTTTTGTTGATGGTAAATTTTACGAAAAATATGCCAGCATCATATTTGGTGTTTCTTTACTTTCTCTTGCGGGATTATTTCTCTTTGGAAAAACAATTGCCGGACAGCGTTGCTGGTATGCTATCGGAAGTTTTACTTTACAGCCATCTGAATTTGCTAAAGCGGCAACTTCTTTAGCTTTGGCTAAATATTTAAGCGACACACAGATTAATTTAAAAGAAACCAATAGACAGATTCAGGCATTAGCAATTATGCTTTTACCTGTAATGCTTATTTTACCTCAACCCGATCCTGGAAGTGCCTTAATTTACAGCGTTTTCATCTTAGTTCTATACAGAGAAGGTTTACCTTCTTGGTATGTATGGACTGCTTTTATAACTATTGTGCTTTTCGTTCTTACATTAGTATTAGAACCGTATGTAGTTATCGGAATCGCTTTTATTGTTTTAGCAATTATTCATTTTAAGGGAAGAGTTGTTGATCGAAACTTATTATTAAGTGCAATTTTACTGGCTTTAATGTCTGGTTTTGTATTTTCTGTTGATTATGTATTTGATAATGTTTTCAAGCAACACCATAGAGACCGTTTCAATATTTTACTAGGTAAAACAGTAGACATGAAAGGTATTGGATACAATACTAATCAGTCTGAAATTGCGATTGGATCTGGTGGATGGATTGGAAAGGGTTTTCTTGAAGGGACACAAACAAAAGGTGGTTTCGTTCCGGAACAGCATACCGATTATATCTTTACAACTGTCGGTGAAGAATGGGGATTTGCTGGTTCATTAACCGTTATTGCTCTTTTCGTAGGACTATTGCTAAGAGTAATTTATTTAGCGGAAAGACAAAAAACAAAATTCAGCCGAGTTTACGGGTATTGTGTCGCTGGAATTCTCTTTATACACTTCTTTGTAAACATTGCGATGGTAATTGGAATTTTCCCAACTATTGGAGTTCCACTGCCCTTCTTTTCTTACGGAGGTTCTGGACTTTGGGGCTTTACAATATTGCTGTTTATTTTCCTTAAAATGGACGCCAATAAAGTGAATGAATGGTAA
- a CDS encoding TonB-dependent receptor, producing the protein MQKKIMLFAAFLLSVSMFSQEDLEEVKINKKQKGIKKSFTVTANTSLITSKELLKAACCNLAESFETNPSIDVNFSDALTGTKQIKMLGLTSPYLMITEENIPSVRGASQAYGLSFTPGTWIESVQITKGAGSVINGYESISGQINTELLKPLSDIPFFLNAYGSTDSRFELNTHFNKKLSDKWATSLFVHGNTRVAKNDMNNDGFLDNPLGKQINVLNRYQYYNPESGLVSFINFRYMNDKKQTGELDFDKDRDRGTTNYWGSEINTERFDVSTKIGYVFKDMPYQSIGFQNAFNSHKQDSYFGLNQYDIKQNSFYSNLIFNSIINNTMHKFTTGLNFSYDQYQEFVNLTDVSRIDNSVGAFFEYTYDNTDNFSLILGGRVDNHNRLGFFVTPRLHMRYNPWKNGVVRFSAGRGKRSANIFAENQQLFASSRRFSILDSNGKVYGLNPEIAWNYGVSFSQKFRIFNRNADAGFDLYRTDFQNQAIVDVMQSPQQVLFYDLKGSSFANSLQIEFNYELIHNLNLRTAYKYYDIQTDYLRGSFQRPLQAKHRFLGNLEYETTLNDDKQWRFDFTYNWSGKQQLPYTASNPAEDQFPDFSPAYAVMNAQVTRVFSSVFEVYIGGENIGNYKQEKAILGADNPFGPNFDASIAYAPIFGQMYYAGLRFKIK; encoded by the coding sequence ATGCAAAAAAAAATAATGCTTTTTGCAGCGTTTTTGCTTTCTGTTTCTATGTTTTCACAAGAAGATTTAGAGGAAGTAAAAATCAATAAAAAGCAAAAAGGAATTAAAAAATCCTTTACAGTAACCGCCAATACATCTTTAATTACCAGCAAAGAATTGCTAAAAGCAGCTTGTTGTAATCTTGCCGAAAGTTTTGAAACAAATCCATCAATTGATGTCAATTTTTCGGATGCCTTAACGGGAACCAAACAAATTAAAATGCTTGGTTTAACAAGCCCTTATTTAATGATAACAGAAGAAAATATTCCTTCTGTTCGTGGAGCATCTCAAGCTTATGGTTTGTCTTTTACGCCTGGAACCTGGATTGAAAGTGTTCAGATTACAAAAGGAGCGGGGAGTGTAATTAATGGCTACGAAAGTATTTCTGGTCAAATTAACACAGAACTTTTAAAGCCGTTGAGTGATATTCCATTTTTTCTGAATGCTTACGGTTCAACCGATTCTAGATTTGAATTAAATACTCATTTCAATAAAAAGTTGTCTGACAAATGGGCGACAAGTTTATTTGTTCACGGAAATACACGCGTAGCAAAAAACGATATGAATAATGATGGATTTTTAGATAATCCGTTAGGAAAGCAAATCAATGTTTTAAACCGTTACCAATATTACAATCCAGAAAGCGGTTTAGTAAGTTTTATCAATTTCAGATATATGAATGATAAAAAACAAACTGGAGAACTTGATTTTGATAAAGATCGCGATCGCGGAACAACAAATTATTGGGGTTCAGAAATTAATACAGAACGTTTTGATGTTTCGACTAAAATTGGATATGTGTTTAAAGATATGCCTTATCAGAGTATCGGATTTCAAAATGCATTTAATAGTCATAAACAAGATTCTTATTTTGGTTTAAATCAATACGATATCAAACAAAATAGTTTTTATTCTAATTTGATTTTCAATTCGATTATAAACAATACGATGCATAAGTTTACCACGGGATTGAATTTTAGCTACGATCAATATCAAGAATTTGTAAACTTAACAGACGTAAGCCGAATCGATAATTCGGTTGGAGCTTTCTTCGAATATACTTACGATAATACCGATAATTTTAGTTTAATTTTAGGTGGAAGAGTTGATAATCACAATAGATTAGGATTTTTTGTTACTCCGAGATTGCACATGAGATATAATCCTTGGAAAAATGGTGTTGTTCGTTTCTCAGCAGGTAGAGGAAAACGTTCTGCAAATATTTTCGCAGAAAACCAACAGCTTTTCGCTAGTTCAAGAAGGTTTTCAATTTTAGATTCTAACGGAAAAGTTTACGGTTTAAATCCAGAAATTGCTTGGAATTATGGTGTAAGTTTTTCTCAAAAATTTCGAATTTTTAACAGAAACGCCGATGCAGGTTTTGATTTGTACCGAACGGATTTTCAAAATCAAGCTATTGTAGATGTAATGCAAAGTCCGCAACAAGTTTTGTTTTATGATTTAAAAGGTAGTTCGTTTGCAAATAGTCTTCAAATTGAATTTAATTATGAGTTGATCCATAATTTGAATTTAAGAACAGCTTACAAATATTACGATATTCAAACAGATTATTTAAGAGGTTCTTTTCAGCGTCCGTTGCAGGCAAAACATCGTTTTTTAGGAAATTTAGAGTATGAAACAACTTTAAATGATGATAAACAATGGAGGTTTGATTTTACCTACAATTGGTCAGGAAAACAGCAATTGCCATATACTGCCTCAAATCCTGCAGAAGATCAATTTCCTGATTTTTCACCAGCATATGCGGTTATGAATGCACAAGTAACACGTGTTTTTTCTTCTGTTTTTGAAGTTTATATTGGAGGAGAAAATATTGGAAATTATAAACAAGAAAAAGCAATTTTAGGTGCAGATAATCCTTTTGGACCTAATTTTGATGCGTCTATTGCGTATGCGCCAATTTTTGGTCAAATGTATTATGCGGGATTGCGTTTTAAAATCAAATAA
- a CDS encoding polyribonucleotide nucleotidyltransferase, translating into MIPQLFVEKIDLGDGRSITIETGRLAKQADGSVVVRMGDTMILATAVSARTSNPGVDFLPLTVDYREKFAAAGRFPGGFFKREARPSDSEVLTMRLVDRVLRPLFPDDYHAETQVMIQLMSHDETVMPDALAGLAASAALAVSDIPFYNLISEVRVARIDGKLVINPSREELEKSDIDMMIGASMDSVAMVEGEMKEISEAEMIEAIKFAHEAIKVQIQAQYRLQEAFGKKEIRTYEGEKENEEIYKKVKEAAYDKIYAVAKVGSAKHERGAAFAEIKEEVKALFTEEELAADGDLVSKYFYKTNKEAVRNVVLELGVRLDGRKTTDIRPIWCETDYLPRVHGSSLFTRGETQALATVTLGTSREANQIDSPSEQGEEKFYLHYNFPPFSTGEAKPLRGTSRREVGHGNLAQRALKNMIPADCPYTIRVVSEVLESNGSSSMATVCAGTMALMDAGVQMVKPVSGIAMGLITDGEKFAVLSDILGDEDHLGDMDFKVTGTADGITACQMDIKIDGLRYDIMEQALAQARDGRLHILGKLTETIAAPRADVKAHAPKIITRTIPGNFIGALIGPGGKVIQELQKATGTTIVINEVDEQGVIEILGTDPAGIQAVLAKIASITFKPEMGEAYEVKVIKMLDFGAVVEYTAVPGNEVLLHVSELAWERTENVADVVKMGDVFQVKYLGVDPKTKKEKVSKKALVPRPPREEKKE; encoded by the coding sequence ATGATTCCACAATTATTTGTAGAAAAAATCGATTTAGGTGATGGCAGAAGCATCACAATCGAGACAGGTCGTTTAGCAAAACAAGCAGATGGTTCTGTAGTAGTTAGAATGGGCGACACAATGATTCTTGCAACAGCAGTTTCAGCTCGCACATCAAACCCAGGCGTTGACTTTTTACCATTAACGGTAGATTACCGCGAAAAATTCGCAGCAGCAGGTCGTTTTCCTGGAGGTTTCTTCAAAAGAGAAGCACGTCCAAGCGACAGCGAAGTATTGACAATGAGATTAGTTGACCGTGTATTGCGTCCGCTTTTCCCAGACGATTACCATGCTGAAACACAAGTTATGATTCAATTAATGTCTCATGACGAAACTGTTATGCCAGATGCATTAGCTGGTTTAGCAGCATCTGCAGCTTTAGCAGTTTCAGATATTCCATTTTATAACTTGATTTCTGAAGTTCGTGTTGCACGTATCGACGGAAAATTAGTAATCAACCCAAGCAGAGAAGAATTAGAAAAATCTGATATCGATATGATGATTGGAGCTTCTATGGATTCTGTAGCGATGGTTGAAGGTGAGATGAAAGAAATCTCAGAAGCTGAAATGATCGAAGCTATTAAGTTTGCTCACGAGGCTATCAAAGTTCAAATTCAAGCTCAATATCGTTTACAGGAAGCTTTTGGTAAAAAAGAAATCCGTACTTACGAAGGTGAGAAAGAAAACGAAGAAATTTACAAAAAAGTAAAAGAAGCAGCTTACGATAAAATTTATGCTGTTGCAAAAGTTGGTTCAGCTAAACACGAAAGAGGTGCTGCATTTGCTGAAATAAAAGAAGAAGTTAAAGCTTTATTTACTGAAGAAGAATTAGCTGCTGACGGAGATTTAGTTTCTAAATATTTCTACAAAACAAACAAAGAAGCTGTTCGTAATGTAGTATTAGAATTAGGTGTTCGTTTAGATGGTAGAAAAACTACAGACATCAGACCAATTTGGTGTGAAACTGATTATTTACCAAGAGTTCACGGTTCATCTTTATTTACACGTGGAGAAACTCAAGCTTTGGCAACTGTAACTTTAGGAACATCTAGAGAAGCAAACCAAATCGATTCTCCATCTGAACAAGGTGAAGAGAAATTCTACTTACACTATAACTTCCCTCCTTTCTCTACTGGTGAAGCAAAACCACTAAGAGGAACTTCAAGAAGAGAAGTTGGTCACGGTAACTTAGCTCAAAGAGCGTTAAAAAATATGATTCCTGCTGATTGTCCTTATACAATTCGTGTTGTTTCTGAGGTTTTAGAATCTAATGGTTCTTCTTCTATGGCAACAGTTTGTGCTGGAACAATGGCTTTAATGGATGCTGGAGTTCAAATGGTGAAACCAGTTTCTGGTATCGCTATGGGATTGATTACTGACGGAGAGAAATTTGCTGTATTGTCTGATATCTTAGGAGATGAAGATCACTTAGGAGATATGGACTTTAAAGTAACTGGAACTGCTGATGGTATCACTGCTTGTCAAATGGATATCAAAATTGATGGTTTACGTTATGACATTATGGAGCAAGCTTTGGCTCAAGCTCGTGATGGACGTTTACACATTTTAGGAAAATTAACTGAGACAATCGCTGCTCCAAGAGCTGACGTAAAAGCTCATGCACCAAAAATCATTACTAGAACTATTCCTGGTAACTTTATTGGAGCTTTAATTGGACCTGGTGGAAAAGTAATTCAAGAATTACAAAAAGCTACTGGAACAACTATCGTTATTAATGAAGTTGATGAGCAAGGTGTTATCGAAATCTTAGGTACAGATCCTGCTGGAATCCAAGCGGTATTAGCTAAAATTGCTTCTATCACTTTCAAACCAGAAATGGGAGAAGCTTACGAAGTTAAAGTAATCAAAATGCTTGATTTTGGAGCTGTTGTAGAATATACTGCAGTACCAGGAAACGAAGTATTGCTTCACGTATCTGAATTAGCTTGGGAACGTACTGAAAACGTTGCTGACGTAGTTAAAATGGGAGATGTTTTCCAAGTGAAGTACTTAGGAGTTGATCCTAAAACTAAAAAAGAAAAAGTGTCTAAAAAAGCACTTGTTCCAAGACCTCCACGTGAGGAGAAAAAAGAGTAA
- a CDS encoding VTT domain-containing protein produces the protein MNNFEWTQLLNPEFYITLSVGGFQIGLFIVLFIVFAETGLFAGFFLPGDSLLFLAGIYSRDLIENVLFIPNDFINVFLLATAVAIMGVLGNMTGYWFGAKSGYYLFKKEDTFWFKKKYLLQSKDFFEKYGGKAIIYARFLPIFRTFAPIVAGIVSMDKKKFMFYNILSSFLWSFILIFAGHYLYGVFLKQGIDLKKHIEYIIIIIIVISTFPVLLKLLKKRPNEQI, from the coding sequence ATGAATAATTTTGAATGGACCCAGTTATTAAACCCTGAATTTTATATTACTTTAAGTGTTGGAGGTTTTCAGATTGGGTTGTTTATTGTGCTGTTTATAGTGTTTGCTGAGACAGGACTTTTTGCAGGTTTTTTTCTGCCTGGAGATAGTTTGCTTTTTTTAGCAGGGATTTACAGTCGTGATTTAATCGAAAATGTTTTATTTATTCCAAACGACTTTATAAATGTCTTTTTGCTTGCAACTGCAGTTGCTATAATGGGAGTTTTAGGAAATATGACAGGTTATTGGTTTGGAGCAAAAAGCGGTTATTATTTGTTCAAAAAAGAGGATACGTTTTGGTTTAAGAAAAAATACCTTCTTCAATCGAAAGATTTCTTCGAAAAGTATGGAGGAAAAGCAATTATTTACGCAAGATTTCTTCCGATTTTTAGAACATTTGCACCAATAGTTGCAGGAATTGTTTCGATGGACAAAAAGAAATTTATGTTTTATAATATCTTAAGTTCCTTCCTTTGGTCATTTATATTGATTTTTGCAGGGCACTATTTGTACGGTGTTTTCTTAAAGCAAGGAATAGATTTGAAAAAACACATTGAATACATAATTATAATTATAATCGTAATCTCAACATTCCCAGTATTATTAAAGCTGTTAAAAAAGAGACCAAACGAGCAGATATAA
- the rpsO gene encoding 30S ribosomal protein S15 gives MYLSKEKKEEIFAQHGGATNTGSAEGQIALFTYRISHLTEHLKKNRHDYNTERSLVLLVGKRRALLDYLKKKEINRYREIIKVLNIRK, from the coding sequence ATGTATTTAAGCAAAGAAAAGAAAGAAGAGATTTTCGCACAACACGGTGGTGCAACAAACACTGGAAGCGCAGAAGGTCAAATTGCATTGTTCACTTACAGAATTTCTCACTTAACTGAACACTTGAAAAAAAATCGTCACGATTACAACACTGAGCGTTCTCTTGTACTATTAGTAGGTAAAAGAAGAGCTTTGTTAGATTACTTGAAAAAGAAAGAGATCAACAGATATCGTGAGATTATCAAAGTATTGAATATCAGAAAATAA
- a CDS encoding heavy-metal-associated domain-containing protein, with protein MKKIILIMMVVLFGFSAQAQTKKNKNLKYTTEVNGNCEQCKKRIEKAAYGVPGVKTASWDISSHQLSVILNEEKTTPLDLNKAIAKAGHDTKEVKATTEDYDNLHSCCKYVRE; from the coding sequence ATGAAAAAGATAATTTTAATCATGATGGTAGTTCTTTTTGGGTTCTCTGCTCAAGCTCAAACTAAAAAGAATAAAAACTTAAAATATACAACAGAAGTAAACGGTAACTGCGAGCAATGCAAAAAAAGAATTGAAAAAGCAGCATATGGGGTTCCTGGCGTAAAAACGGCAAGTTGGGATATTAGCTCACATCAGCTTTCTGTTATTTTGAATGAAGAAAAGACCACTCCTCTAGATTTGAACAAAGCAATTGCCAAAGCAGGTCATGATACTAAGGAAGTTAAAGCAACAACAGAAGATTATGATAATCTGCATAGCTGTTGTAAGTACGTAAGAGAATAA
- a CDS encoding energy transducer TonB, translating into MRKTFYLLLVLLPAFVFSQNTSDKIIYFDSIGKDASKENYVFYRIIKDFSKEKDYYQVKDYYKSGALKMEGNSKTKNGLSKDGEYVYYFENGKKKKTENYIKARLNGDFSEWYESGNPKLKGEYVDSQSGIDSDVKIYDFWNSKNEHTVVNGNGWYEDEGENFLAQGNVKNGFKDGEWKGLFKDSKYQYIDIYKEGKFVSGKSKNSKGIVTEYTQLESRPLPKKGINDFYQFIGANFVLPKEAVKNKISGKLIIQFIIEKDGKITEPKILKSLGYGLDEEAVRVITRYENWIPGKQRGVPVRVQYSIPLTI; encoded by the coding sequence ATGAGAAAAACCTTTTATTTACTGCTAGTATTGCTTCCGGCATTCGTTTTTTCACAAAACACATCAGACAAAATCATCTATTTTGATTCTATTGGAAAAGATGCTTCAAAAGAAAATTATGTCTTTTACAGAATTATAAAAGATTTTAGCAAAGAGAAAGATTATTATCAAGTTAAAGATTATTACAAATCTGGGGCTTTAAAAATGGAAGGGAATTCCAAAACAAAAAATGGTCTATCTAAAGATGGTGAATACGTTTACTATTTTGAAAATGGCAAAAAGAAAAAAACTGAAAATTATATTAAAGCAAGATTAAACGGAGATTTTTCTGAGTGGTATGAAAGCGGTAATCCTAAATTAAAAGGAGAATACGTTGATTCCCAATCAGGAATTGATTCGGATGTGAAAATTTATGATTTTTGGAATTCTAAAAATGAACATACCGTTGTAAACGGGAATGGCTGGTATGAAGATGAAGGAGAAAATTTTCTAGCTCAGGGAAATGTAAAGAATGGATTTAAAGATGGTGAATGGAAAGGCCTCTTTAAAGATTCAAAATATCAATACATAGACATTTATAAGGAAGGAAAGTTTGTCTCCGGAAAAAGCAAAAACTCTAAAGGTATAGTAACAGAATATACCCAACTAGAATCAAGACCATTACCAAAAAAAGGAATAAACGATTTCTACCAATTTATTGGGGCAAACTTTGTTCTACCAAAAGAAGCTGTAAAAAATAAAATATCAGGAAAACTGATAATTCAATTTATAATTGAAAAAGACGGAAAAATAACAGAGCCTAAAATACTCAAATCATTAGGATATGGTTTAGACGAAGAAGCTGTGAGAGTTATTACCAGATATGAAAACTGGATTCCTGGAAAACAAAGAGGCGTACCTGTTCGTGTACAATATTCTATACCGTTGACAATATAA
- the xrtF gene encoding exosortase family protein XrtF: protein MKKYFLQFKPFLIFVSIFFLTYIVLTILYKLYLNGYEVNDIDDVSLFVGKNAESLLKIFDYNIIIQKSSQNPWLEIIFNNLFLARIIEGCNAVSVMILFVSFIAAFSGKLKNTLLFIVFGVVSIYILNIFRIALLVVLLYNFPESNKLVHDIIFPLIIYGYVFLLWIFWINRFSKYAK, encoded by the coding sequence TTGAAAAAATATTTCCTTCAATTTAAGCCTTTCTTGATTTTTGTAAGCATCTTTTTTCTGACTTATATTGTCTTGACGATTCTTTATAAATTGTATTTAAATGGTTATGAAGTCAATGATATTGACGATGTTTCATTGTTTGTTGGCAAAAACGCTGAATCATTATTAAAGATTTTTGATTATAATATCATCATTCAAAAAAGTTCTCAAAATCCGTGGCTAGAAATCATTTTTAATAATTTATTTCTAGCAAGAATAATTGAAGGATGCAATGCCGTGAGTGTAATGATTCTCTTTGTTTCTTTTATTGCGGCTTTTTCTGGAAAATTAAAAAACACCCTTTTATTTATAGTATTTGGAGTTGTATCTATTTATATTTTAAATATATTTCGAATTGCTTTGTTGGTAGTTCTTTTATATAATTTTCCAGAAAGCAACAAATTAGTTCATGACATTATTTTTCCATTAATTATTTATGGGTATGTCTTTCTTTTATGGATTTTTTGGATCAATAGATTTTCAAAATATGCTAAATAA
- a CDS encoding GAF domain-containing protein: MTFQELQPKISNIIADNEKNRDEKLLAVCQLLNENVDYYNWVGFYFANHDAKTLHLGPYVGAETDHTVIPFGKGICGQVAESNANFVVPDVKAQDNYIACSLTVKSEIVVPLFVNGVNIGQIDIDSHVIDPFTEADERFLEFVNQEVAKLF, translated from the coding sequence ATGACATTTCAAGAATTACAACCAAAAATAAGCAATATTATTGCTGACAATGAAAAGAATAGAGACGAAAAGCTATTAGCAGTTTGTCAACTTCTAAACGAAAATGTGGATTATTACAACTGGGTTGGTTTTTATTTCGCTAATCACGACGCTAAGACACTACATCTTGGTCCGTATGTTGGAGCAGAAACAGATCATACCGTTATTCCTTTTGGAAAGGGAATTTGCGGGCAAGTAGCTGAAAGCAATGCTAATTTTGTAGTGCCAGATGTTAAAGCACAAGACAATTATATCGCTTGCAGTTTGACCGTAAAATCTGAAATTGTAGTGCCTCTTTTTGTGAATGGTGTAAATATCGGGCAAATCGATATTGACAGCCATGTTATAGATCCGTTTACAGAAGCTGACGAAAGATTTTTAGAATTTGTGAATCAAGAAGTTGCCAAATTATTCTAG